TGGGACATTAAATGTCCTCTCTGTTTAAAagatttcttacagactgagcagctgaatggtctCTCTCCTGCACTACGTCCTGAATCACTGACAGGGTCTTGTTTATTTCTCTGAGAGTTTGAAActggttctctggtctccttccaatcTCCAATGTCTTCAGTGTTAGGTTctgaagagtctccagtgtcaggttcagaagagcctccagggttgtcctcagtctctggttgtaaatgtctctctggatctgagttcctggctggttctggtcctccacagtcctctccatcagcttctgtttccatgtgttcagctgagctgctggcCGGAGGGTCTGCCTCCCTGTTCTCCTCACTTTGAGTTTGATGAAGCTGTGAGGACTTACGACCAACACACCTATGTCTTTTGACCTTATGGCTGTGTGTGAATCTTTTGCCACAAACACTGCAGctaaatggtttctctcctgtgtggattctaatGTGGCCTTTTAAATCTCCTCTCTGTGCAAAAGATTtctcacagactgagcagctgaattgtttctctcctgtgtggattctcatatgGGCCATTAAATGTCCTGTCTGTTTAAAAGATTtcatacagactgagcagctgaatggtttctctcctgtgtggattctcatatgGGCCATTAAAAGTCCTCTCCGATTAAAagatttcttacagactgagcagccaaATGTTTTCTCTCCTGCACTACGTCTTGAATAACTGACAGGGTCTTGTTTATTTCTCTGAGAGTTTGAACctggttctctggtctccttccaatcagcactgtctccagtgtcaggttcagaagagtctccagggttgtccacagtctctggttgtaaatgtccctctggatctgagttcctggctgattctggtcctccacagtcctctccatcagcttctgtttccaggtgttcagtttgtctttgatgaagctgagaggactgaggtttctcgtcatcatcttcactcttcacagagACAGGAGTGAATGTGGACTTTATGATATCAGcttcctccagctcctgaagctctccctcctgactgatccagagttcctcctcttcctctttcatgtgtggggggggctctgggtcctcctggttCGGCATATGCTGGTTTTGATTTCCACCTTCCGTAAACAATTCCTCTCCCTGGTGATTGCTGTTGAATATTTCACCACTGTGGACAAATGTATGTTTCAAAAAGCTTAAATCATCGTCTTctctgtcttcagtgtcaggttcagaagagtctccagggttaggttcagaagagtctccagggtcgtcctcagtctctggttgtaaatgtctctctggatctgagttcctggctggttctggtcctccacagtcctctccatcagcttctgtttccatgtgttcagctgagTTGCTGGCCAGAGGCTctgcctctctgttctcctcagtTTGAGTTTGATGAAGCTGTGAGGACTGATGACCAACACACTTATGTATTTTGACCTGATGACTGTGTGTGAATCGTTTGTCACAAACtctgcagctgaatggtttctctcctgtgtggattctcatgtggccCTTTAATGCTGAACTCTGTGCAAAagatttcttacagactgagcagctgaattgtTTCTCTCCTGCACTACGTCTTGAGCCAACACACTTATGGCTTTTGACATGACCACTCCTGGTgaatcttttgtcacaaacactgcagctgaatggtttctctcctgtgtggattcttatGTGCTCCTTTAAATGACTACTCCGATTAAAagatttcttacagactgagcagctgaatggtttctctcctgcacTTCGTCTTGAATCACTGACAGGGTCTTGTTTATTTCTCTGAGAGTTTGAACCTGGTTCTCTGGTCTtcttccaatcagcactgtcttcagtgtcaggttcagaagagtctccagggttgtcctcagtctctggttgtaaatgtctctctggatctgagctccgggctggttctggtcctccacagtcctctccatcagcttctgtttccaggtgttcagtttgtctttgatgaagctgagaggactgaggtttctcttcatcatcttcactcttcacagggacaGGAGTGAAtgtggacttggtgatatcaaCCTCCTCCAGCCCTTTAAACTGCTCTCCCTCCTctttaatgtgtggggggggctctgggtcctcctggtccagactggagCTCCACTCCTGCTGCTCAGGGGGAACCTCTTCTtcaaccaccaccagctgctggacgtcTGCAGGAAACGGGAAACACATATTCATCAGAATCGGTTATATTTACCcagtaggtttacacatacgagACATTGGCTTTAGTATATGTGGTGCATAACAAGACGGAAAGAAGCATCTTagacaaactaaataaaatacaaataggaTTGTTAGGacagctatttaaaaaaaactattttaaaactaCTATAACCAATTAACAATATTTACATGTGACAAATACTATACACTTTATTTAAAGTGGAGAACTGTGCTGATTTAAAAGAGGAAGTGTGCAGAACAGATGTGCAGCATGTGCAGGATTTACAATTGTCAAAAGAACAAGGTGTTGTTGACATGATGactaaaggtcccatgtcatggccatttctactgatcatagttccattgttgaggtctactaggatagatttacattgttcaatgttccaaactcacatcggttcctcaaacagcatctctgtatagtctgtgtattcactctgtcctaaaggccttgttggagctcctgcggAGTATtgcggctgagaaaagataaggctggatgagtgtgtgtgtgaggatcaATCCGCGGAGctgttacgtcactatacccaatgCGTCCGTTacccaagaagaagaaaaatggaaaaagataaatctccaacgaggcgttctggggcagcacagacaggtcttttctgtgttagagttttactccctacagggtgtactttgagggtttgtgactctgcagaccgtttacatgcagaaaaaccttcataacacacaaggggacgggtgagaaCAAGaagagcatgacatgggacctttaaagtaatgttattaGGGGCTGGATAAAAGCCACTGGAAGAGGAAAGACTCCACAGCAGTGGCTGGGGAGTCACAG
This sequence is a window from Pseudochaenichthys georgianus unplaced genomic scaffold, fPseGeo1.2 scaffold_180_arrow_ctg1, whole genome shotgun sequence. Protein-coding genes within it:
- the LOC139433298 gene encoding zinc finger protein Xfin-like: MSVVLLSLVKQRLTEAAEDIFVLFERTIAEYEEELSRSKQENERHRKLLDAVLQPQLQIHRADVQQLVVVEEEVPPEQQEWSSSLDQEDPEPPPHIKEEGEQFKGLEEVDITKSTFTPVPVKSEDDEEKPQSSQLHQRQTEHLETEADGEDCGGPEPARSSDPERHLQPETEDNPGDSSEPDTEDSADWKKTREPGSNSQRNKQDPVSDSRRSAGEKPFSCSVCKKSFNRSSHLKEHIRIHTGEKPFSCSVCDKRFTRSGHVKSHKCVGSRRSAGEKQFSCSVCKKSFAQSSALKGHMRIHTGEKPFSCRVCDKRFTHSHQVKIHKCVGHQSSQLHQTQTEENREAEPLASNSAEHMETEADGEDCGGPEPARNSDPERHLQPETEDDPGDSSEPNPGDSSEPDTEDREDDDLSFLKHTFVHSGEIFNSNHQGEELFTEGGNQNQHMPNQEDPEPPPHMKEEEEELWISQEGELQELEEADIIKSTFTPVSVKSEDDDEKPQSSQLHQRQTEHLETEADGEDCGGPESARNSDPEGHLQPETVDNPGDSSEPDTGDSADWKETREPGSNSQRNKQDPVSYSRRSAGEKTFGCSVCKKSFNRRGLLMAHMRIHTGEKPFSCSVCMKSFKQTGHLMAHMRIHTGEKQFSCSVCEKSFAQRGDLKGHIRIHTGEKPFSCSVCGKRFTHSHKVKRHRCVGRKSSQLHQTQSEENREADPPASSSAEHMETEADGEDCGGPEPARNSDPERHLQPETEDNPGGSSEPDTGDSSEPNTEDIGDWKETREPVSNSQRNKQDPVSDSGRSAGERPFSCSVCKKSFKQRGHLMSHIRIHTGEKPFSCSVCDKRFRHSNRVKIHKCVGRKSSQLHETQTKENREAEPPASSSAEHMETEADGGDCGGPEPARNSDPERHLQPETEDNPGDSSEPDTEDREDDDLSFLKHRFFHSGETFNSNHQGEELFTEGGNQNQHMPNQEDPEPPPHIKEEQEELWSSQEGELQELEEADITKSTFTPVPVKSEDDEEKPQSSQLHQRQTEHMETEADGEDCGGPEPARSSDPERHLQPETEDNPGGSSEPDTGDSSEPDTEDSGDWKETRGPGSNSQRNKQDPLSDSGRSAGAKTFGCAVCKKYFKQRGHLMAHMRIHTGEKPFGCSVCKRTFAQSSALKGHIRIHTGENHSAAVSVKKDSHRVIRSKAIRVLVVCQALQNLTLETGLIGRRPENQVQTLRKITRLYSDSQPDQPTPESRHYAEPQMPQYQCGEDIENYLLQFERIAKTWRWPEREWACRLVPLLSGKALEAYTAMDEERAHCYRDLREALLTKFDISPETYRQQYRSMVVPSEESPIETYHRLKGLYRWWIRSEQHTKEDIAEAIILEQMLQILPPEVRTWVKEHEPTDCLAAAKLALQYINARRGGPPARSTTFTSQPAHTSPGLQRERIDQSSQDILALPQTNKELDISGELDLLRKELPSTHGPPVLEESKQHQGHHPPKPLLPAVQLNSSSGSFRETVC